Sequence from the Megalops cyprinoides isolate fMegCyp1 chromosome 4, fMegCyp1.pri, whole genome shotgun sequence genome:
AGGCATGAATGTAAACAGAAGGCAACACCAACTGGCCTCTCATACACATGACAGTAACACTTCAGAGAAAGGCAACAGCTTTGGGACAAGAGACTGCTGGTATCTTGAAGTGTGGTGTATGGCTATGGCACTACAGAATATTGTTGGCTGTTGTCTTGCATAGGTGGTCAAATTGTACCAGAAGAGAAGGCTGGTGAAGATAATGCACAGTGTCAGCACCCTCTCCATGAGGTCATTACATGCCCAATAAGAGCACCGATGGTGATGCAATTCCCAGTGGTAATGGTTTCATATACTTGGATGCCTAAACAGCTACATCATGCACCTGGGCCTGCATTCAATGGTCGGTGACCTCATCCACTTGGGTCATCACTGACTGGGCAGGGACCTCATTTAGATGCGTAGACACTAACTGGGCTGTGACCTCATCTAGTCGCGCTGGGACAGACTGAGCAGTGACCTCATCCGCTTGTGCTGGCACAGACCGGGCAGTGAACTCATCCACCTGCGCAGGTGGTGACTGGGCTGCGACTGCTTCCGTCTGCATTGACACTGACAGGGTTGTGATCTCATCCACTTGTGCCTGCACAGACTGTAcccactgctgcagctgctcctgcaaGGCTTGGACACCTTGGGCAACTTTCTCCTGTCTGCtccccagctcctccagctgctccctTGTTTCCATGGCCTTGCGTTTCCCCTCGCTGCCCACCTGCGGGCTGCTGGGGATAGTCCGCCGGCCCTGCATGTACGCCTCAAACTCTGCTGGGCTCAGATTAAGGGCTGGCCCATCCAGCTTCTCGATGAAGGCCACAGCACAGgactgaagagagagaagatgaaTTCATGGGCCAACAGTAGCTTGATGCACAAATACATAGTCAGCATCTCCCAAGACCCAGGTTTTTAAGAATAAAGTTGATATTTGCCTGTAAAATAAGTCAATGGACCACATACTTGCCATAACCATTGTGCCCAGACAACAGAAGATGTGTCTAATGCTGCCTTGAATGTGTTGAACCTTCATTTTGTTACTTATATTTCAGTGGAGCCCAGCTGAACATCTCTCTCAGCATACAAATAACCCCAAAACCCATTTTTTACCTACTTGAGTATAATGAGTCGATATTATATTCTATACTTCTATTGGGGAATATCAGTCCAGTCTGGATTTGAGGGATTTATACGAAACAATTTAAATTTCCTCCAGTTTGGTGCCTGTACCCACCAGGTTGGTGAAGTAGTAGCCGCTCTCCCCAGCCATCAGGCTGTGTGGCAGGCCAAAGCGGATGATGTACTGCATGTTGGAGTAAAGCCGGGGAGGGTTGGCCTTAAGTACCACATACACTAGGGCTGACAAGAAGTCATCAGCATTTGCTGGCTCACAGCTTGACGAGGCCAGTGCCTGGAACACGTTCTGGCTGCACTTAGACACACAGCTCAGCTTGTCCTGAGGGGCTCTCTTGGCATCCATCTCAATGATTGCTAGAGAAGGGAAGCGGAGAGGAAAAAATTCAAGTTATCTGAGATTTGACTGGCCCACAGTGGAAAtaattttgcattcatattttttcatgtgttagACATCACTATGTTACTGAAGGTTACCACTACCAGCTAAAGCAGAGTCTTTCCTGAAATCCAGACAGACAAAACCCTCCCTCCCACTGATCACCCAAAACAGTCACCTGTAATAGCTGGCAGAAAGGGGTCACTGCCGTCAGACCTCTCCTCAGGGAAGGGAACACGCAGCATCTGAGGGGTGACCCATTTAAGTGCCCTGCCGAAGTCAAAAGTTAACACAGTTGTACTGTTATTATCAATGATTCATGTGCATTCTTAAAGCAGGATGTTTTCACAGATAAGGATCTTAACCTATCATTCCTCAGGGTAATGACTCATGCTACCCTGTGTCCATGGCACCACAGACCCAGgagcaaataaatgattacCTCTTCATTTAATTGAAATCTTCCCACTGTTGTCACTTTGAATGATCTTCCTCATTAAAAGTGACCGTTTTATCAACAATTCCCATTATCACATCTGTGGAAAGAATGAATCACCACTCCATTCTGAGCAGGGAGCAGGATCTGCTGCATGGGGATGTGGGTCGTGACCCTCTCGGACAAAGTGACGGGCCCAGCAGTGGAGATGGACCAGGTCGCCATCCACCCCAGCTCTTACCTTATCCTCCTCTGCAGGGCAAGGTCCTTCTGCTCGTCATCGCAGCTGTCATGGCAGAACACCCACTTGTGCAGCCGGGTCATGATCAACTTCTCAATGTGCTCCATCATTTGTGTTGTCTGCTCCTCTGATAGACCTGTCCAGAACATAAGCATAAGCTCAAGCTCTAaagattgcaaaaaaaaacattttctaaagGTTCAAATATTATCAATAGCATTTGAACAAGGCAGGTCCTAGTTGGGAGTAAGCACCGAAAAAGGCACTATCTGGCTCTAAGGGCACACTTACTAGCATATGTGCAGTAAGCCACAAGAGTACAGACCTGGATCAATTTGCTGTGAGTGGGGTCTGACATGTCTCAAAGATGGCTTATCTACTGCTACAGATTGACAGAAATGCAGTTATTGATATAGTAACATACAGTCTACAAATACAAACTCACATATGTAGAAAAAGACAGTATTTGATTGCTTGTTAATTCAAAACAATTGttaatctaaaatattttccaataaGTTTCCATTTATAATATTCATCAGGTTGAGCCTAAGGCCCCTGCACAAATAAGATTCCTGGATATTGCGAAAGTGCCTCTCTTTACaatgagtcattttttattaaGGGGGAAAAAGTGGGGCGTTATTCAGTGCTTGTGGATACACAATTTGGGttcaattaaatatatttatatattaaagtAATATATAAGTAAAATATTTGACCAAACCCCATATCAAATCCCAATACTCACTATTGAAATGTGTAGCGACATTCTGGTAGAAATCATGCACGAGGTCAGACTGCTTCTGCACTGGCAAGTCCTGCAAAGATAGGAACAGGAGCTCAATAGGGGCTTAGACCTTATTAGAGAATTAGTGAGCTCTCTCAGAACTAGAGTAGTAGGAAAACGTGTTAGGGCAAGAGCGCTGGAACATGCTCAGCTGCATAacagatatttcattatttcacactgaaagaatgtggaatataaaaatatgttgagGGACATATGTGGAAAATTTTGTGTGTTCAGCAGAGGGTAATGACTTGAGAAACAGCAAACTGTTATGTAGCCTCAAAGTATTGTGAAGAAGGGCTTTACGTGATAGGCCTCCATGGTGTTAAGGAAGGCAGTGCAGCGTGATTGCAGGCGCTGAGAGGAAGGCTTGCGGAGCAGCTTCAGGAAGCTAGTGAAGTCTCCAGGTTCCAGGCTCTGGAAGGCCTTTAGGGCAGCTTCTTGGCCCTCTGATGACTCCCCTGTAAAGGATAAAGAGGGACTTCTGATCAGTAAGCAGCCATTTGATATTACTGGCTCCCACTGCCCTTGATTTGCATCAAGTACAGATCGGACTTGAAAGAGAAATTGTCTGCCAGCAGATGTCATTCAGACAGTGCATGGCTGTAGAAACACAGGCTGTGAAACTAGCGTACATTAATACCAGTATAGGGTAGGAGCATAAAGGAACAACCTAGTCGTTTGGGTGGGGAGGGAGTACCCCAGAGAAGCTTCCTCATTGTATTGACCCGACGCCCCTTCTCAATGTTCTTCTTCTCCTCGAATTTCGAAAAGGTGAGAGAAGTTCCTCCATCATTTTTGAGGCTAGTACTGTGGGAGTGAAGACTGAATTTTAATAAAAGTCATACAAGCACCCAGAGATAAACAACACTGACAGTTTAAGGTTTACCACACAAACTTATTGAACTGAGAACACTCCAATCTAACCAGAAACAGAACTGGGTCAGTCTTTTGTTACGTGATGAGTCTACCTTACCCATTCTCCTGcctgtctgcttgtgtgttgCGGGTCCGCTCACGCCAGCACTTAGAACAGTAGCCCTGCCATGCAGGGTTGCCATAGTAACCACAACCATCCTTGCAGAGGAGCTCTGCCTGGCTGACGTGGatccctctctgctgctgagCCCACATGCTTATCGCCTGTCCGGAACACAAGACACATTGCTTGAACGGCCCTGGTCACATTCAAAAAATGTGCTGTCACGTGAAACAAAATTTGACAAATCAATATGATTATCCATAGCGGTCCTTGAAAATATCTGCAATCGCCTATTATCAAATACCGGTTAAAGGCCAATGTGTCTCCCCCTAGCGAGAAGGACGTATTCATTTAGCCCTCGGTAATCTAACCCTCGTGATAACTGAATGACCTGTCaacttgttagctagctaacgttagatatCGTTGGTTACACtacttcatatttttttcctaactCGGACTACTTATAATGTCATCTTTTTAAAGAACGGCGCTAGAATAGAAGTTTTAGTACTAAATCATTGCCTAGATAAACGTTTCCTGTTCTACAGCAAACTAATATAATAGCTAGTTAGATCTAGCGAAGACACTTTGTTCAAGCTTTGTTCGCTGCTGTGCCAAGAACAAGTTATTGCACAGCTGCTTATCTAACGTTTGATTTAAACTAGCCAACAAACTACCTACCCTTTGTTACCATAACATGCTGTCGTTTGGTTGCTAGCTAGCCACTACTTTGAACGTAACTACGAACCTGATGTTAACAATCCCTCTCAATACGAAAGCAAACTGACGCTAGTTCTAAAATTACCCGGCTAGTAGCACCAGCAACTACCCAGTTACCCATTTTAAGCTACATTATTTTCAGATTGCAGTTATCTAAGTATACTGCTTATCTAGCTGCCTAGTATAAACTGTTGCGACCGACAAAGGATAGCTAGATGTTTAGCCAGTTAAGCTAAACACCAATCAGTCAATAGGTTGCTGTGGTTAACGCTATAAATAAGTTGTATAGCTAGAAACATTTCTATCTGTATCAAGTTCACGTAAATAATTAACACACAATAATAGTTAGTAATAAAGCCAGCTACAGAGCAAGACGACCGCATTTGGGGATGTAGAGATAATACCTTTGCAAATACAATGTAGGCTACGGTGCTAGACTCACCCGCTTCCCTGGTATGTTTACGTCTGACTCTCTAACCCGGAAATGCTTTAACTTGTAGGGTCTAGTTCGATGACATTCCTGTGAAGTCACCCCTctagaccaaaaaaaaagatcgTTGCCCTTTCCTGGTTGTTTCAGCGAACACAAGGTTTATAGACATATAGTTGTTTATAACGCAAGTTCATAGTGACTAGAAAGGTTCATAGAAGTCATCATACAATCCTTAATAAAACTGCGCCgatttcacaaataaatacaccatgtgtttattttaatgatcaCCATTCCAACTTTATTATACAAACTTAGCTGCccgctttaaaaaaaagtatcaaaaCAGTTAACATGCAACTTGTAGATTTTAACAGATCTACTTAATCCACAACATCGTGgatattgaaatataaattattgGCCTCACAAACCTTTCATATCAATTGTACGATACAAAAATATGAGAACACTGTATTATTTAATGCAATACGTCTTCTGCTGCAAAGACAGGACTTGGTCCAGAAACAAACGgttgattgtaaaaaaaaaaaaaaaaaaaaaaaaaaaaacctccctcTTTACACAGTTTGCAGGTTAAGATATTTCCATCTGACTCTTGCAATGTGAATTGAGGAGTTCATGTTGCTGGTTTAAGCTTCTTCTTTTTAGACTTTGTCAGCTGGGGCAATGGAATTTTGAAGGCAGTCCTAGAAGAAAAACAAGTGCATTGAATATAGTGAAGCAGATCtttcataaatggaaaaaacatcaGCACATTCAGCTTATAAAAGGCTTAGTGAAAGGGATACTCACTCGCATGTAGTGCAGATAGGGCTGAAGTTACAGAATACTTCATgcaagaaacatgaaaaaaacagacacattcaaacgattagaaatgtcattttcaaatacccTATCTGTCTTTTTGAAGCTTCTAAACCCCAATAGCTTTAACCTCGCTAGTAAATCTATAGTTACAAACTACCATTTTTACCAACACACGAACTGTAATTGCTTCATAAATAGTCCTAAATGCACATAGCCAAAAGCTTTTGTTTCCATCACTGTACCATCAGGAAGGAGGGAAAATCTTGACAAATGTAAGTGTGCAATGCTGTGGTGCTGGCTACATAGCGAAACTGTTCTGCTATGTTTCACTCTATGGTAGTGCCAActaaacacactgaaataatCAATATGAGAAAATTGTACAGCTTGATAGGTACACTATCAATAGGTATACAATCTGTGTTAAATTACTGGTCACATAACTGATCGCACACCACAGATAATTCACATCAGTGTCCGCTAAAGTGTTACATAACCGAGTAAGAGACAAGAGAAGACATCCTGAAACTTACTTgacaaacagactgaacaaacGTAGCCAATCTCGATGAGATTTCGGTGGCAGAAACAGGCTGCCCTGTAGTCCACATGTACTGGAGGTGGCAAGACCAACTGGGATCGCTGGTCAGCGTCTGGGAGGAACACCCACTGCACAGGACACACAGGAAGTCAACAACAGCAAAGAGAAATGAAGGACCAAAGGTCAACATTTCCATGAAGGACCCCAAAACTTTACTAAAATTAAACTCAGGTTTACCATACTTACCAGCAGATACTGCACCAAAGCAATCTTCTGTGGTATCCTTAGATACAAACCCCCTGTTATATCACAAGCCTAGCAAAACAATAACAGAACATTGGAAGTTAACCTCCTTAAGTCTGCCAATAGTTTCTCATCTTCCAAAAGAGGTTAAATGACGGGTCCATGGCTCCACAACAAGCCCACATGACCATTTATTGTAACATAAATGTTGGAAAGAGAATTAAAATGTTAGAGACTGGGAAACATATATGTA
This genomic interval carries:
- the LOC118776665 gene encoding rab5 GDP/GTP exchange factor-like codes for the protein MWAQQQRGIHVSQAELLCKDGCGYYGNPAWQGYCSKCWRERTRNTQADRQENGTSLKNDGGTSLTFSKFEEKKNIEKGRRVNTMRKLLWGTPSPPKRLGESSEGQEAALKAFQSLEPGDFTSFLKLLRKPSSQRLQSRCTAFLNTMEAYHDLPVQKQSDLVHDFYQNVATHFNSLSEEQTTQMMEHIEKLIMTRLHKWVFCHDSCDDEQKDLALQRRIRALKWVTPQMLRVPFPEERSDGSDPFLPAITAIIEMDAKRAPQDKLSCVSKCSQNVFQALASSSCEPANADDFLSALVYVVLKANPPRLYSNMQYIIRFGLPHSLMAGESGYYFTNLSCAVAFIEKLDGPALNLSPAEFEAYMQGRRTIPSSPQVGSEGKRKAMETREQLEELGSRQEKVAQGVQALQEQLQQWVQSVQAQVDEITTLSVSMQTEAVAAQSPPAQVDEFTARSVPAQADEVTAQSVPARLDEVTAQLVSTHLNEVPAQSVMTQVDEVTDH